The proteins below are encoded in one region of Thioalkalivibrio sp. K90mix:
- a CDS encoding cyclopropane-fatty-acyl-phospholipid synthase family protein gives MQRMMEWAEQGRMPDLLVRAGIRRLLAERLAEVSGTAEATMERRYALIESMRAAPVALSTDIANEQHYEIPTAYFEQCLGPRLKYSSAWWPEGVDTLEAAEVAMLRLTCERAGIADGQRVLELGCGWGSLSLWMAEQYPGARITAVSNSSTQRAFIEARRDALGLANLEVLTADMNTFAPPEPGFDRAVSIEMFEHMRNWPELLRRIAGWLNPGGRFFMHVFAHREHAYVFESEGEHDWMGRYFFRDGLMPSDDLARHFQEDLRVIRQWRVGGQHYARTINAWLARQDRARDTLMPLFETAYGAQQAALWFQRWRIFYMACAELFDYGGGDEWFVSHVLFERPGD, from the coding sequence ATGCAGCGGATGATGGAGTGGGCGGAGCAGGGACGCATGCCGGACTTGCTGGTCCGCGCGGGGATCCGCCGGCTGCTGGCGGAGCGCCTGGCAGAGGTCTCCGGCACGGCCGAGGCGACCATGGAGCGGCGCTACGCCCTGATCGAGTCCATGCGCGCGGCCCCGGTCGCCCTGTCCACCGACATCGCCAACGAGCAGCACTACGAGATCCCCACCGCTTATTTCGAGCAGTGCCTGGGTCCGCGGCTCAAGTACTCCAGTGCCTGGTGGCCGGAGGGCGTCGACACCCTCGAGGCGGCCGAGGTCGCGATGCTGCGCCTGACCTGCGAGCGTGCGGGGATTGCCGATGGCCAGCGGGTGCTGGAACTGGGCTGTGGCTGGGGATCGCTGTCGCTGTGGATGGCCGAGCAGTACCCCGGCGCACGGATCACCGCCGTCTCCAATTCCAGTACCCAGCGGGCCTTCATCGAGGCCCGGCGCGATGCCCTGGGGCTCGCGAATCTCGAGGTCCTGACCGCGGACATGAACACGTTCGCCCCGCCGGAGCCGGGCTTTGACCGGGCGGTCTCGATCGAGATGTTCGAGCACATGCGCAACTGGCCGGAACTGCTGCGGCGCATTGCCGGGTGGCTCAATCCCGGCGGGCGCTTCTTCATGCATGTGTTCGCCCATCGCGAACATGCCTATGTGTTCGAGTCCGAGGGCGAGCATGACTGGATGGGGCGGTACTTCTTCCGCGACGGCCTGATGCCGTCGGACGACCTCGCGCGGCACTTCCAGGAGGACCTGCGGGTGATCCGCCAGTGGCGCGTCGGTGGGCAGCACTACGCCCGCACGATCAACGCCTGGCTGGCCCGCCAGGATCGCGCCCGCGACACGCTGATGCCCCTGTTCGAGACGGCCTATGGTGCACAGCAGGCGGCACTCTGGTTCCAGCGCTGGCGGATCTTCTACATGGCCTGCGCGGAGCTGTTCGACTACGGCGGCGGGGACGAGTGGTTCGTCTCCCATGTGCTGTTCGAGCGGCCGGGAGACTGA
- the minD gene encoding septum site-determining protein MinD: MARIVVITSGKGGVGKTTTSAAIATGLALRGHKTAVIDFDVGLRNLDLIMGCERRVVYDFVNVINGDANLKQALIRDKRADNLYILPASQTRDKDALTQDGVERVLNELSEDFEYIICDSPAGIERGALMAAYFADEAIVVTNPEVSSVRDSDRILGILASKTRQVEQGGEPIQGRLLLTRYAAERAARGEMLSIEDVGEILAIDLLGVIPESQAVLNASNAGLPVVLDEESDAGQAYQDAVDRFLGEERPLRFVDVPKKGFFGRLFGS; the protein is encoded by the coding sequence ATGGCACGCATCGTAGTGATTACCTCGGGCAAGGGCGGGGTCGGCAAGACCACCACCTCTGCCGCGATCGCCACCGGTCTGGCCCTGCGCGGCCACAAGACGGCCGTGATCGATTTCGACGTCGGTCTGCGCAACCTGGACCTCATCATGGGCTGTGAGCGCCGTGTGGTGTACGACTTCGTCAACGTGATCAATGGCGACGCCAACCTGAAACAGGCGCTGATCCGCGACAAGCGCGCGGACAACCTGTACATCCTCCCGGCCTCGCAGACCCGCGACAAGGACGCCCTGACCCAGGACGGTGTGGAGCGTGTGCTGAACGAACTGTCCGAGGACTTCGAGTACATCATCTGCGACAGTCCGGCAGGGATCGAGCGGGGCGCGCTGATGGCGGCCTATTTCGCCGACGAGGCCATTGTGGTCACCAACCCCGAGGTCTCCTCGGTGCGCGACTCCGATCGCATCCTCGGCATCCTCGCCAGCAAGACCCGGCAGGTGGAACAGGGCGGCGAGCCGATCCAGGGGCGTCTGCTGCTGACCCGCTATGCCGCGGAGCGCGCCGCGCGCGGCGAGATGCTCAGCATCGAGGACGTGGGCGAGATCCTGGCGATCGACCTGCTGGGCGTGATCCCCGAGTCGCAGGCCGTGCTGAACGCCTCGAACGCCGGTCTGCCGGTGGTGCTGGACGAGGAATCCGATGCCGGACAGGCCTACCAGGATGCAGTGGATCGCTTCCTGGGCGAGGAGCGCCCGCTTCGCTTTGTCGATGTACCGAAGAAGGGCTTCTTCGGACGTCTGTTCGGGAGCTGA
- a CDS encoding DNA polymerase Y family protein, translating to MAVELPHLALETLARAEGDSARLTERPLLVIEDGTAPCVHAANRAARRAGARPGMALADALAILDTPELVEHDPQAQTAQIAMLAGVLLQFSDHVHPEPDARRILLEVGRSRRLFGGLAVLREQARETLEGLGFHPRIGVARSPAAARLLATLRNPAIPEDAEALRRTLSPVPLEALPLPAATREGLRATGLRQLGDLLRLSRPELARRHGPELLALLDRLLGRRTETLPRFNPPPELDLPLRLEHEIHTTGALAFPLKRLLRQAEAQLRGLNRSLQGMTLELKHREVHTRITLERGHPGIRAEDWLPLWQTRLEREALPAPVIGLRLRATQLLDPPAEGASLLAEAPGHPPPESQLPAVLARLSARLGEQAIVRLTASGIPRPEAAQGARNDLETSPPSPAPTPAQGVCGTALWLQEPEPVPPPLHPHALGRLEDGWWDQGRDVRRDYATARDRQGRVLWLYRCLRSGRWFRQGYWG from the coding sequence ATGGCGGTCGAGCTGCCGCATCTGGCGCTGGAGACCCTGGCACGCGCCGAGGGGGACAGCGCACGCCTGACCGAGCGCCCGTTACTGGTGATCGAAGACGGCACCGCGCCGTGCGTACATGCCGCCAATCGCGCCGCGCGACGTGCAGGGGCCCGGCCGGGCATGGCGCTGGCCGATGCCCTCGCCATCCTCGATACCCCGGAACTCGTCGAGCACGACCCGCAGGCCCAGACCGCGCAGATCGCCATGCTGGCCGGCGTGCTGCTGCAGTTTTCCGATCACGTGCACCCGGAACCGGACGCCCGGCGCATCCTGCTGGAAGTGGGTCGCAGCCGACGCCTGTTCGGCGGACTCGCGGTCCTGCGCGAGCAGGCGCGGGAGACCCTGGAGGGGCTGGGCTTCCACCCGCGCATCGGCGTGGCGCGCAGCCCGGCCGCCGCGCGCCTGCTGGCCACCCTGCGCAACCCCGCGATCCCCGAGGACGCCGAAGCCCTGCGCCGCACCCTGTCACCCGTCCCGCTGGAGGCACTGCCCTTGCCGGCCGCGACCCGGGAGGGCCTGCGGGCCACCGGCCTGCGCCAGCTCGGCGACCTGCTGCGCCTGTCACGCCCGGAACTCGCGCGCCGCCACGGCCCGGAGTTGCTGGCTCTACTGGATCGGCTGCTGGGACGGCGCACGGAGACCCTGCCACGCTTCAACCCGCCTCCGGAGCTGGACCTGCCCCTGCGCCTGGAACACGAAATTCACACGACCGGGGCCCTGGCCTTCCCGCTCAAGCGCCTGCTGCGCCAGGCCGAGGCTCAGCTGCGCGGTCTGAACCGCAGCCTGCAGGGCATGACGCTGGAGCTGAAACACCGCGAGGTACACACCCGCATCACGCTGGAGCGAGGTCACCCCGGCATCCGTGCCGAGGACTGGCTGCCGCTGTGGCAGACCCGTCTGGAGCGCGAGGCCCTGCCCGCCCCCGTCATCGGCCTGCGCCTGCGGGCCACGCAGCTGCTCGACCCGCCCGCTGAAGGTGCCAGTCTCCTGGCCGAGGCCCCGGGCCACCCACCACCGGAATCGCAGTTGCCAGCCGTGCTGGCCCGCCTGAGCGCCCGCCTGGGCGAACAGGCAATCGTCCGGCTGACGGCAAGCGGCATTCCGCGCCCGGAGGCCGCCCAGGGCGCCCGAAACGATCTGGAAACGTCCCCGCCCTCACCTGCGCCAACACCCGCTCAGGGGGTCTGCGGAACGGCGCTTTGGCTGCAGGAACCGGAGCCAGTCCCGCCACCGCTTCATCCACACGCACTGGGTCGGCTGGAAGACGGCTGGTGGGACCAGGGACGGGATGTACGACGCGATTACGCCACTGCGCGCGACCGGCAGGGTCGCGTGCTGTGGCTGTACCGCTGCCTGCGCAGCGGCCGGTGGTTCCGGCAGGGCTACTGGGGGTAG
- a CDS encoding NAD-dependent epimerase, translating into MRILVTGSAGFIGSALALRLLERGDEVIGVDNLNDYYDVSLKEARLARTQDHPGYTEVREDIADRAAMERVFREHRPERVVNLAAQAGVRYSLENPAAYVDTNLVGFGNILEGCRHFGVEHLVYASSSSVYGANTTMPFSVHDNVDHPLSLYAASKKANELMAHTYSHLYDLPVTGLRFFTVYGPWGRPDMALFLFTKKILAGEPIDVFNYGHHRRDFTYIDDIVEGVIRALDRPARSNPAWTGAEPDSATSAAPYRLYNIGAHRPVELMHYIEVLEDCLGCKAEKNLLPLQPGDVPDTYADVEALRTDTGYEPTTSVEEGVARFVEWYREYYRV; encoded by the coding sequence ATGAGAATCCTGGTGACCGGCAGCGCCGGATTTATTGGCAGTGCCCTCGCCCTGCGCCTGCTGGAGCGGGGCGACGAGGTCATTGGCGTTGACAACCTCAACGACTACTACGATGTCTCGCTGAAAGAGGCGCGCCTGGCGCGCACCCAGGACCACCCGGGCTATACCGAGGTCCGCGAGGACATCGCCGACCGCGCCGCGATGGAGCGGGTGTTTCGCGAGCATCGCCCGGAGCGGGTGGTGAACCTGGCGGCCCAGGCCGGGGTGCGCTACTCCCTGGAGAACCCGGCGGCCTATGTCGACACCAACCTGGTCGGTTTCGGCAACATCCTGGAGGGCTGCCGGCACTTTGGTGTGGAGCACCTGGTCTACGCCAGCTCCAGCTCCGTCTACGGCGCCAACACCACGATGCCGTTCTCGGTGCACGACAACGTCGACCATCCGCTCTCCCTCTACGCCGCGAGCAAGAAGGCCAACGAGCTGATGGCCCACACCTACAGCCATCTCTACGACCTGCCAGTGACCGGGCTGCGCTTCTTTACCGTCTACGGCCCCTGGGGCCGCCCGGACATGGCGCTGTTTCTGTTCACGAAGAAGATCCTGGCGGGCGAGCCGATCGACGTCTTCAACTACGGTCATCATCGGCGCGACTTCACCTACATCGACGACATCGTCGAGGGCGTGATTCGCGCGCTGGACCGTCCGGCCCGGTCCAACCCGGCGTGGACCGGGGCCGAGCCCGACTCGGCGACGAGTGCAGCGCCCTACCGGCTGTACAACATCGGCGCGCACCGCCCGGTGGAGCTGATGCACTACATCGAGGTGCTGGAAGACTGCCTGGGCTGCAAGGCGGAGAAGAACCTGCTGCCGCTGCAGCCGGGGGATGTGCCGGACACCTACGCCGACGTCGAGGCGCTGCGCACCGACACCGGCTACGAACCGACCACATCGGTCGAGGAGGGCGTCGCCCGCTTCGTCGAGTGGTATCGCGAGTACTACCGCGTCTGA
- the minE gene encoding cell division topological specificity factor MinE, with product MGIFDYFRQPRQRSASVAKERLQIIVARERAARGGPDYLPAMQQELLQVIRKYVKVNDDAVQMNVDREGDCEVLELNITLPDDRG from the coding sequence ATGGGTATTTTTGATTACTTCCGCCAGCCGCGGCAGAGAAGCGCCAGTGTTGCCAAGGAACGCCTGCAGATCATCGTGGCGCGCGAACGTGCGGCCCGGGGCGGGCCGGATTATCTGCCCGCGATGCAGCAGGAACTGCTGCAGGTCATCCGCAAGTACGTGAAGGTCAACGACGACGCCGTGCAGATGAACGTCGACCGCGAGGGCGACTGCGAGGTGCTGGAGTTGAACATCACCCTGCCCGACGATCGGGGCTAG
- a CDS encoding DUF1295 domain-containing protein, which produces MEALMAFLWGLLASLVLMTLVWAGSVWRHDASLVDRFWGLGFVVVTLVWWGLAGWPLQGLWIVIPVLVWGLRLSLFITWRNWGHGEDGRYTDMREGLSDRAFAARSLVTIFWLQGALVAVIGLPMLAVTNAASIGWPLAALGVAVWALGTLYETVADAQMARFRADPARRGKVMDQGLWRYSRHPNYFGEIVVWVGYGLLALAAGGWWAVPSAILMIVLILRVSGVTLLEKRLHASRPGYAEYARRTNTLIPGPPRA; this is translated from the coding sequence ATGGAGGCACTGATGGCGTTTCTCTGGGGGCTTCTGGCCAGTCTGGTTCTGATGACCCTGGTCTGGGCCGGCAGCGTATGGCGCCACGATGCCAGCCTGGTCGATCGCTTCTGGGGCCTGGGCTTCGTGGTCGTGACACTGGTCTGGTGGGGGCTGGCGGGTTGGCCGTTACAGGGCCTCTGGATCGTGATCCCGGTGCTGGTGTGGGGCTTGCGGCTGTCGCTGTTCATCACCTGGCGTAACTGGGGTCACGGCGAGGACGGGCGCTATACCGACATGCGCGAGGGGCTGTCGGACCGGGCCTTTGCCGCGCGCAGCCTGGTCACCATCTTCTGGCTGCAGGGCGCGCTGGTCGCCGTGATCGGCCTGCCGATGCTGGCGGTCACGAATGCCGCGAGTATCGGGTGGCCGCTGGCGGCGCTGGGCGTGGCGGTCTGGGCGCTGGGCACGCTGTATGAAACGGTCGCGGACGCACAGATGGCGCGCTTCCGGGCCGACCCTGCAAGGCGGGGCAAGGTCATGGACCAGGGCTTGTGGCGCTACAGCCGCCACCCGAACTACTTCGGCGAGATCGTCGTCTGGGTGGGCTACGGCTTGCTCGCCCTGGCCGCCGGGGGCTGGTGGGCGGTACCCTCTGCGATCCTGATGATCGTGCTGATCCTGCGTGTGTCGGGCGTCACGTTACTGGAAAAACGTCTGCATGCCTCGCGGCCGGGCTATGCGGAGTACGCGCGGCGCACCAATACGCTGATCCCGGGTCCGCCGCGAGCTTAA
- the imuA gene encoding translesion DNA synthesis-associated protein ImuA has product MPGIDTLLDHPTLWRGRSAVPAADAPVWPSGHPALDRALGGGWPRGQLIELLGAPFGCGETRLLVPLLAACGREGYWVALLAPPATPWLPGWRPLGIPPERVLLIRTEHDRDTLWAGEQCLRDPAFGALLAWLDGPVETALLRRLRLAAAESQACAILYRPPRAADQPSPAHQRLRWQPATNGLELHCLKGIGDWARSDQALHVPVS; this is encoded by the coding sequence GTGCCCGGCATTGACACCCTGCTCGATCATCCGACGCTGTGGCGCGGGCGCAGCGCCGTCCCCGCCGCGGATGCCCCGGTCTGGCCCAGCGGCCACCCGGCGCTGGACCGGGCCCTGGGGGGCGGCTGGCCACGCGGCCAGCTGATCGAACTCCTGGGCGCCCCCTTCGGCTGTGGCGAGACCCGTCTGCTGGTCCCCCTGCTCGCGGCCTGCGGCCGTGAGGGTTACTGGGTTGCGCTGCTGGCGCCGCCCGCCACGCCCTGGCTGCCCGGCTGGCGGCCGCTTGGCATCCCGCCGGAACGGGTGCTACTGATCCGCACCGAGCACGACCGCGACACCCTCTGGGCCGGCGAACAATGCCTGCGCGACCCGGCCTTCGGCGCCCTGCTGGCCTGGCTGGACGGCCCGGTGGAAACCGCGCTGCTGCGCCGGCTGCGTCTGGCCGCGGCCGAAAGCCAGGCCTGCGCCATCCTGTATCGCCCACCGCGCGCCGCGGACCAGCCTTCGCCGGCTCACCAGCGGCTGCGCTGGCAACCCGCCACCAATGGCCTGGAGCTGCATTGCCTGAAGGGCATTGGAGACTGGGCCCGCTCCGACCAGGCCCTGCACGTCCCGGTGTCCTGA
- the minC gene encoding septum site-determining protein MinC has product MMLVSVLRVFQTDPRMLGEQLAAHREQAPDLMRDMPIVLDLEPVAESPETDLQATIEQVRAEGFKLIGLQAGEVAERLQSYSELFDVLPVLQLGGRGGAPSGEVSLEEDEAPEPPPSRKGKKSADNTPEATPAVHSATRVVDRPVRSGQQIYARGGDLLVTGAVSAGAELLADGHIHVLGPLRGRALAGVRGLETARIFCRRLDAELLSIAGHYRVAEDIAESERGENRLVTLAGESLKIAEI; this is encoded by the coding sequence ATGATGCTGGTGTCGGTACTGCGCGTGTTTCAGACCGATCCCCGGATGCTGGGCGAACAACTCGCCGCGCACCGCGAACAGGCCCCGGACCTGATGCGCGACATGCCGATCGTGCTGGATCTCGAGCCGGTGGCCGAGTCCCCCGAGACGGACCTTCAGGCAACCATCGAACAGGTGCGCGCCGAGGGCTTCAAGCTGATCGGCCTGCAGGCGGGCGAGGTCGCCGAGCGCCTGCAGAGCTATTCCGAGTTGTTCGACGTGCTGCCCGTGCTGCAACTGGGCGGGCGTGGCGGCGCGCCCAGTGGCGAGGTGTCCCTGGAAGAGGACGAGGCCCCGGAGCCGCCGCCGAGCAGGAAGGGCAAGAAATCCGCGGACAACACGCCCGAGGCGACCCCAGCCGTGCACAGCGCGACCCGCGTCGTGGATCGGCCGGTGCGCTCCGGGCAGCAGATCTATGCCCGAGGGGGCGACCTGCTGGTGACCGGGGCGGTGTCCGCCGGGGCCGAGCTGCTGGCGGATGGGCACATCCATGTGCTGGGTCCGCTGCGCGGGCGGGCACTCGCCGGCGTGCGGGGCCTGGAGACGGCTCGGATCTTCTGCCGGCGACTGGATGCGGAGCTGTTGTCCATCGCCGGGCATTACCGGGTAGCCGAGGATATCGCCGAGTCCGAGCGCGGCGAGAACCGGCTGGTGACACTCGCGGGCGAAAGCCTCAAGATCGCGGAAATCTGA